In a genomic window of Pangasianodon hypophthalmus isolate fPanHyp1 chromosome 19, fPanHyp1.pri, whole genome shotgun sequence:
- the LOC113531833 gene encoding claudin-20 translates to MPSSTMQIFAFILALLGVLGATMATLLPNWKVSVAMGSNIMTAISQMQGLWMDCTWYSTGIFSCTLKYSVLALPAYLQTARTTMVLSCLLATLGLWLAALGLKCTHWGGSQSSKVQTAIAAGTCFVLAGFLCLVPASWFTNEVITTFMDSKVPQSGKYEPGGAVYVAFVSAGFFLAGGVIFCLSCPRRRDGATNCGLSNPDKLIRQEQQKKEHREQQSQTEPPEPELEQKEKPVQEKLQMEQQQHQQQYYSPSRKRPQDTKALYSLQDYV, encoded by the coding sequence ATGCCCTCATCCACTATGCAGATCTTCGCCTTCATCCTGGCGCTGCTCGGGGTTCTGGGTGCCACCATGGCCACGTTGCTGCCCAACTGGAAAGTGAGCGTCGCCATGGGTTCCAACATCATGACGGCAATCTCGCAGATGCAGGGCCTCTGGATGGACTGCACCTGGTACAGCACGGGCATCTTCAGCTGCACGCTCAAGTACTCCGTACTGGCACTGCCTGCTTACCTTCAGACTGCCCGCACCACCATGGTCCTCTCCTGCCTGCTGGCAACACTCGGGCTCTGGCTGGCAGCCCTGGGGCTTAAATGCACTCACTGGGGTGGTAGTCAAAGCTCCAAGGTACAAACTGCGATTGCTGCAGGAACATGCTTTGTCCTTGCAGGCTTTCTGTGCCTTGTACCTGCATCCTGGTTCACCAATGAAGTCATCACCACCTTTATGGACTCCAAAGTACCCCAGAGTGGAAAGTATGAGCCAGGGGGAGCGGTTTACGTGGCGTTTGTGTCGGCCGGGTTTTTCTTAGCCGGAGGTGTCATTTTTTGTCTGTCGTGCCCCAGAAGAAGGGACGGCGCCACAAATTGCGGATTATCCAACCCTGACAAGTTAATAAGGCAGGAGCAGCAGAAAAAGGAGCATAGAGAACAACAGAGCCAGACGGAGCCACCGGAGCCGGAGCtggaacaaaaagagaaaccGGTGCAGGAGAAACTCCAGATggaacagcagcagcaccagcagCAGTACTACTCCCCATCTCGCAAGCGACCTCAGGACACCAAGGCCCTTTACAGCCTGCAGGACTACGTCTAA